A genomic window from Ruminiclostridium cellulolyticum H10 includes:
- a CDS encoding small, acid-soluble spore protein, alpha/beta type, which produces MSRRKSVMSDALKEEIARELGVYNTVANEGWGAVSSRDCGNIVKKAIEMAERSVKQ; this is translated from the coding sequence ATGAGTAGACGTAAAAGTGTTATGTCAGATGCCCTTAAAGAGGAAATTGCCAGAGAACTTGGAGTCTACAATACAGTTGCTAACGAAGGATGGGGAGCAGTATCTTCTAGAGATTGCGGAAACATTGTTAAGAAGGCAATTGAGATGGCTGAAAGAAGTGTCAAACAATAG
- a CDS encoding FeoB-associated Cys-rich membrane protein produces MIQYINDNIAMILISAVIFVLMAWVIIFKIRQRSNGDSSCGCGCSGCPKPANVLNSLPYS; encoded by the coding sequence ATGATACAATATATAAATGATAATATTGCAATGATTTTAATATCTGCTGTGATTTTCGTTTTAATGGCCTGGGTTATAATATTTAAAATCCGGCAGAGAAGTAACGGTGATTCAAGTTGCGGATGTGGATGTTCCGGGTGTCCCAAACCAGCAAATGTATTAAATAGTTTACCGTATTCTTAG
- a CDS encoding YegS/Rv2252/BmrU family lipid kinase has protein sequence MKNALFVYNPVSGGHRIPSELDFILSSFQEKGILAQPYRLTDANSDYLINALQSGVYDFVAASGGDGTINFVANLLLNNDIKMPLGVIPSGTCNDFAKCLGINSLKESIDIILQGETIMCDVGYINNSQYFLSTFAGGNFVDVSFNTNSELKKNFGPFAYYLKGISEVANIKSFDLKITADEHIIEGKFLLFLIVNGKQAAGFPNLLKQADYTDGYMDIILVKKCSNINLASIFFKVLSKESVNDKNVIILKARKCELSSKMPLALTVDGERSELFPASIEFKQRILEVFVPIEEINNIS, from the coding sequence GTGAAAAACGCATTATTTGTATATAACCCTGTTTCCGGGGGACATAGGATCCCCAGTGAACTAGACTTTATATTGTCCTCATTTCAGGAAAAGGGAATTCTTGCTCAGCCCTATAGATTGACGGATGCTAACAGCGATTATCTCATTAATGCATTGCAGTCAGGAGTATATGACTTTGTTGCTGCTTCCGGGGGGGACGGAACAATTAATTTTGTGGCCAATTTACTACTGAACAATGATATTAAAATGCCTCTAGGAGTGATACCATCAGGAACATGTAATGATTTCGCAAAGTGTCTGGGAATAAACTCTCTTAAAGAAAGTATCGATATAATTCTTCAGGGTGAGACAATTATGTGCGATGTGGGTTACATAAACAATTCACAGTATTTTCTTAGTACTTTTGCAGGAGGAAATTTCGTAGATGTTTCTTTTAATACAAACAGTGAGCTTAAAAAGAATTTTGGTCCCTTTGCCTACTACCTGAAAGGTATTTCTGAAGTAGCTAATATTAAAAGCTTTGATCTCAAAATCACAGCAGATGAGCATATAATTGAAGGAAAGTTTCTTTTGTTTTTAATAGTTAACGGGAAACAGGCAGCCGGCTTTCCGAACCTTCTTAAACAGGCTGATTATACCGACGGATATATGGATATTATTCTGGTTAAGAAATGTTCAAATATTAACCTTGCAAGTATTTTTTTCAAGGTATTGAGTAAGGAATCTGTTAATGACAAGAACGTGATTATTCTAAAAGCCAGGAAATGTGAATTAAGCAGCAAAATGCCCCTTGCATTAACTGTAGATGGTGAAAGATCCGAGCTGTTCCCGGCTAGTATTGAATTCAAACAAAGGATTTTAGAGGTTTTTGTACCTATAGAAGAAATAAATAATATAAGTTAA
- a CDS encoding FeoB small GTPase domain-containing protein, producing MVELEVSVVIALNMIDIVRKNGDKVDLKKLSSEN from the coding sequence TTGGTTGAATTAGAGGTATCGGTTGTTATTGCATTAAATATGATTGATATTGTTCGTAAAAACGGGGATAAGGTTGATCTTAAGAAGCTTAGCAGCGAGAATTAG
- the gyrA gene encoding DNA gyrase subunit A — translation MADEIREQKIIPIDIESEMKKSFIDYAMSVIIDRALPDVRDGLKPVHRRILYTMFTSGFTPEKPYRKSVATVGEALKSYHPHGDAAVYDSLVRMAQDFSLRHPLVDGHGNFGSRDGDSAAAMRYTEARLAKISMEMLADINKDTVDFKPNFDEHEVEPVVLPSRFPNLLVNGSSGIAVGMATNIPPHNLGETIDGICAVLDNPEITIDELMKYIKGPDFPTAAKIIGKRGIREAFKTGRGKLVVRSEAVIEEMHGNRHRIIITEIPYLVNKARLVEKIAQLVKDKRIDGISFIQDESGREEPVRIVIDLKRDANPNVVLNQLYKNTQLQESFSVNMVAIVPTEDKMYEPRVLNLRQIIDYYIAHQEDVIRRRTKFELDKAEARAHILEGLKKALDHLDEVIKTIRNSKTEAIAKENLSERFGFSDKQAQAIVDMRLGRLTGLEREKLETEYNELLEKIKYYKDVLANEILVHQIIKDELSVIKNKYADERRTKIEIDEDEIDIEDLIQEEESVITMTHFGYIKRLPADTYKSQRRGGKGIIGLSTREEDFVKNLFVTSTHHFIMFFTNKGRVYRLKAYEIPESGRQAKGTAIVNLLQLDGDEKVTTVIPIQEYKEGLYLIMATKNGLVKKTDLMEYDNIRKGGLAAVSLRENDQLIDVQLTDGNQDIILSTVNGMAIRFRETDARPIGRVSQGVKGIELDEGDFVIGMEVCTDNTTLLVVTENGFGKRTELDEYKVQTRGGKGVLTYRITEKTGKSIGMLLVSEEDDIMLISSDGSIIRMKVSEISILGRATQGVTLMRMSEGNNVVSVARMVNEESEENEEMEENEEMEENEESENTEL, via the coding sequence ATGGCAGATGAAATAAGGGAGCAAAAAATTATTCCCATAGATATAGAATCTGAAATGAAGAAGTCATTTATTGATTATGCTATGAGTGTAATAATAGACAGAGCACTGCCTGATGTTCGAGATGGATTGAAACCGGTACACAGGCGTATACTTTACACCATGTTTACTTCGGGTTTTACTCCGGAAAAGCCATACAGAAAATCTGTTGCAACCGTTGGTGAAGCTTTAAAAAGTTATCACCCTCATGGTGATGCAGCTGTATATGATAGTCTTGTACGTATGGCACAGGACTTTTCTTTGCGACACCCGTTAGTAGACGGACATGGAAACTTCGGCTCCAGAGATGGTGACTCTGCGGCTGCAATGAGGTATACAGAGGCAAGGCTGGCCAAAATATCGATGGAAATGCTGGCTGATATTAATAAGGACACAGTTGATTTTAAGCCAAACTTTGATGAGCATGAAGTTGAGCCGGTTGTTTTACCATCAAGATTTCCTAATCTACTGGTTAACGGTTCTTCAGGTATAGCTGTCGGTATGGCAACAAATATACCCCCACATAATTTAGGTGAGACAATAGATGGTATATGTGCGGTATTGGATAACCCTGAGATAACCATTGATGAGTTAATGAAATATATTAAGGGGCCAGACTTTCCAACTGCTGCAAAGATAATTGGAAAAAGAGGAATAAGAGAGGCATTCAAAACCGGTAGAGGGAAGCTTGTGGTACGTTCAGAGGCCGTAATAGAAGAAATGCATGGGAACAGGCATAGAATTATTATCACTGAGATACCGTACCTGGTAAACAAAGCAAGGCTTGTAGAAAAAATAGCACAACTTGTAAAGGATAAAAGAATAGATGGAATATCATTTATACAGGATGAATCCGGTAGAGAAGAGCCAGTAAGAATAGTTATTGATTTAAAACGTGATGCAAATCCAAACGTAGTGCTCAATCAATTATATAAAAACACTCAGCTTCAGGAAAGCTTCAGCGTAAATATGGTCGCAATAGTACCGACTGAAGACAAAATGTACGAACCAAGAGTTTTGAATTTAAGACAGATAATAGACTATTACATAGCTCATCAGGAGGATGTAATTAGAAGAAGAACAAAGTTCGAACTAGATAAAGCCGAAGCCAGAGCACACATTTTGGAAGGCTTAAAAAAGGCATTGGACCATCTGGATGAGGTTATTAAAACTATACGTAATTCAAAAACAGAAGCCATTGCAAAAGAAAACCTATCAGAACGATTCGGTTTCAGTGACAAGCAAGCCCAAGCCATTGTAGATATGAGATTAGGACGTTTGACTGGTTTGGAAAGAGAGAAACTCGAAACAGAATATAATGAGCTTCTTGAAAAAATAAAATATTACAAGGATGTACTTGCAAATGAAATTCTTGTTCATCAAATAATAAAAGATGAATTATCAGTTATAAAGAATAAATACGCTGACGAGAGAAGAACAAAGATTGAGATTGACGAAGACGAAATAGACATTGAAGACCTTATCCAAGAGGAGGAAAGCGTTATAACAATGACTCATTTCGGATATATAAAGAGATTACCTGCCGACACGTATAAGAGCCAACGGCGTGGTGGTAAGGGAATAATAGGCCTTAGTACAAGAGAAGAGGATTTTGTCAAAAATCTATTTGTAACTTCTACACATCACTTTATTATGTTCTTTACCAATAAGGGAAGAGTGTACAGGTTAAAAGCATACGAAATACCAGAGTCTGGCAGACAGGCAAAGGGTACTGCAATAGTAAACCTGCTGCAGCTCGATGGGGACGAAAAGGTGACTACTGTAATTCCGATTCAGGAATACAAGGAAGGTCTATACCTTATAATGGCAACTAAAAACGGTCTTGTAAAGAAAACAGATCTGATGGAATATGACAACATCAGAAAAGGAGGTCTTGCAGCCGTTAGCTTAAGGGAAAATGACCAACTTATAGATGTTCAGCTTACGGATGGTAATCAGGATATAATACTTTCCACTGTAAATGGTATGGCAATCAGATTTAGAGAAACTGATGCCAGGCCTATAGGAAGAGTCTCACAAGGAGTAAAAGGTATAGAACTTGATGAGGGAGACTTTGTAATTGGGATGGAAGTATGTACTGATAATACAACTTTACTAGTAGTAACTGAAAACGGTTTTGGAAAGAGAACTGAACTAGACGAATATAAAGTTCAAACAAGAGGTGGAAAGGGAGTTTTAACCTATAGAATCACTGAAAAAACCGGAAAATCAATAGGTATGTTATTAGTATCAGAAGAAGATGACATAATGTTGATAAGTTCAGACGGAAGTATAATCAGAATGAAGGTTAGCGAGATAAGTATTCTGGGTAGGGCAACACAAGGTGTTACACTTATGAGAATGAGCGAAGGAAATAATGTAGTAAGTGTAGCAAGGATGGTAAATGAGGAAAGCGAAGAAAACGAAGAAATGGAAGAAAACGAAGAAATGGAAGAAAACGAAGAATCAGAAAATACTGAACTTTAA
- the nadA gene encoding quinolinate synthase NadA has translation MDKDLLISNIKKMKKEQNAVIVAHSYQVDEVQEIADVTGDSLALSQFCASSQADTIVFCGVHFMAESAKLLSPEKTVLLPEINAGCPMADMVTAEALKEAKKKYPHAAVVCYINSSAEVKAECDICCTSSNAEKVIRSIDKKDIIFAPDKNLGSYVAKKVPEKNIIFWEGYCITHHKIKKDAVIESKRLHPDAILLVHPECRPEIQELADFVGSTKQIIDYARNSEHDKFIIGTEMGVLYQLKKENPNKTFYMMSTGLICPNMKKTSLQSVHDALAKRQYEITLDSGIIERASGSLNRMLAVGK, from the coding sequence ATGGATAAAGATTTGTTGATTAGTAACATTAAAAAAATGAAGAAAGAGCAGAACGCAGTTATTGTTGCTCACAGTTATCAGGTTGATGAGGTGCAGGAGATTGCTGACGTTACAGGAGATTCATTAGCTCTAAGTCAATTTTGTGCCTCCAGTCAGGCGGATACTATAGTTTTTTGCGGGGTACACTTTATGGCAGAAAGTGCGAAGCTTCTATCGCCTGAAAAAACGGTTCTGTTGCCTGAAATAAATGCAGGTTGCCCAATGGCAGATATGGTTACGGCTGAGGCTCTGAAAGAGGCTAAGAAAAAGTATCCTCACGCAGCTGTTGTATGTTATATAAACTCAAGTGCTGAGGTTAAGGCCGAGTGTGATATCTGCTGTACATCTTCAAATGCGGAGAAAGTAATCAGATCTATCGATAAAAAGGATATTATATTTGCTCCAGATAAAAATCTTGGCAGTTATGTAGCAAAAAAGGTTCCTGAAAAAAACATTATTTTTTGGGAAGGCTACTGCATTACACATCATAAGATTAAGAAAGATGCTGTCATAGAGTCAAAGAGACTTCATCCTGATGCTATTTTGCTGGTACATCCGGAGTGCCGACCCGAAATACAGGAGCTTGCTGATTTTGTGGGAAGCACAAAGCAGATTATAGATTATGCAAGAAATTCCGAGCATGACAAATTTATTATTGGAACTGAGATGGGTGTTCTTTACCAGTTAAAAAAGGAGAACCCAAACAAGACTTTTTATATGATGTCAACAGGGCTGATTTGTCCGAATATGAAGAAAACATCATTACAGAGTGTTCATGATGCCTTAGCTAAGAGGCAATACGAAATTACATTGGATAGCGGTATTATAGAACGTGCATCCGGTAGTTTGAATAGAATGCTGGCAGTAGGGAAATAG
- the sfsA gene encoding DNA/RNA nuclease SfsA, whose product MKYKNIKRGIFIERPNRFIAHVEIDSVTEICHVKNTGRCKELLIPGTVVYIQKSDNPKRKTGFDLISVIKGSRHINMDSQAPNKLVQEWMEKGNLFSGITLVKAESRYKNSRFDFYVETKEDKIFIEVKGVTLEENNIAMFPDAPTERGVRHIKELCDSLHDGYKAYIIFVIQMKDVDYFIPNETTHREFSDALKSAYRKGVNILALDCVVEEGFIEIEKQVEVRL is encoded by the coding sequence TTGAAATACAAAAACATCAAAAGAGGAATATTTATTGAAAGGCCAAATAGATTCATTGCACATGTGGAAATTGACAGTGTGACTGAAATTTGCCATGTTAAAAACACCGGCAGGTGTAAGGAGCTTTTAATACCCGGTACTGTCGTTTATATTCAGAAATCTGATAATCCCAAACGTAAGACCGGGTTTGACCTTATAAGTGTAATTAAGGGAAGCAGACATATTAATATGGATAGTCAGGCACCAAATAAGCTGGTTCAGGAGTGGATGGAGAAGGGTAATCTGTTTAGTGGTATTACGCTTGTAAAGGCTGAGTCCAGATATAAAAACTCAAGGTTTGATTTTTATGTTGAAACCAAGGAGGATAAGATTTTTATTGAGGTAAAAGGAGTAACGCTGGAGGAAAATAATATAGCAATGTTTCCTGATGCTCCCACCGAAAGGGGTGTAAGACATATTAAAGAGCTTTGTGATAGCTTGCACGATGGATATAAGGCGTATATAATCTTTGTAATACAAATGAAAGATGTTGATTATTTTATACCTAATGAGACGACACACAGGGAGTTTTCAGATGCGTTGAAATCTGCATATAGAAAAGGTGTGAATATATTGGCTCTTGATTGTGTAGTTGAAGAGGGATTTATTGAAATAGAAAAACAAGTGGAGGTGAGATTGTAA
- a CDS encoding GntR family transcriptional regulator, producing MQKSDNQVKYLKLMEHLKQEILLGRIKPGEQIPSENVLAETMSLSRHTVRKAISLLVNEGYLYTEHGRGTFCLDRSRKRNDSRNIGVITTYISEYIFPKVIQGIDSVLSSNGYSIMLKNTNNNTNKEAVCLEDVLQKNVEGLIIEPTKSALYSENMEFYEALDNHRIPYIFIHGFYQQLENKSHIILDDAKGMYSAVEYLTKLGHKKIVGIFKADDVQGVERHNGYAKAIADAGMSYNPDDVIWFHTEDRVVKPYNMVKRFLEENREVDAIACYNDQIAFRVYELLTGLGVKVPEDISLVGFDDSYFSANCPVKITTVRHPKEKLGEEAAEILLEMIKDNDYLKNPVQKVVIPELIIKESCIKR from the coding sequence ATGCAAAAAAGTGATAATCAGGTAAAATACCTCAAGCTTATGGAGCATCTGAAGCAAGAAATACTTTTGGGAAGAATCAAGCCAGGGGAACAAATTCCTTCGGAAAACGTGCTGGCGGAGACGATGTCTCTGAGTCGTCACACCGTAAGAAAAGCAATTTCATTGCTTGTAAATGAAGGTTACTTGTACACTGAACATGGCCGAGGAACCTTTTGCCTGGATAGGAGCAGAAAAAGAAATGATTCCAGAAATATTGGAGTAATTACTACCTATATATCTGAATACATATTTCCAAAGGTTATTCAAGGTATTGATAGTGTACTTTCGTCCAACGGTTACAGCATTATGCTAAAAAACACCAACAATAACACCAATAAAGAAGCTGTTTGCCTGGAAGACGTATTGCAGAAGAATGTTGAGGGTCTTATAATTGAGCCTACCAAAAGTGCTTTGTATTCGGAGAATATGGAGTTTTATGAGGCACTGGACAACCATCGTATACCATATATCTTTATTCATGGTTTTTACCAGCAGCTAGAGAATAAATCACATATTATACTGGATGATGCCAAGGGTATGTATTCAGCTGTGGAATATCTTACAAAACTCGGTCATAAAAAGATTGTGGGAATATTTAAAGCTGATGATGTTCAAGGAGTTGAAAGGCACAATGGTTATGCAAAGGCTATTGCCGATGCAGGTATGTCTTATAATCCCGATGATGTAATATGGTTTCACACTGAGGACAGAGTTGTAAAGCCCTATAACATGGTTAAACGTTTTCTGGAAGAAAACCGAGAAGTGGATGCAATAGCTTGTTATAACGATCAAATTGCATTCAGAGTATATGAACTGCTGACCGGTTTAGGTGTAAAAGTACCTGAGGACATATCGCTAGTTGGATTTGACGATTCCTATTTTTCTGCAAATTGTCCTGTGAAGATCACCACTGTCCGTCACCCTAAAGAAAAATTGGGAGAGGAAGCGGCTGAAATTCTTCTAGAGATGATTAAGGATAATGATTATTTAAAAAATCCTGTCCAAAAAGTTGTTATACCGGAACTTATTATCAAGGAATCCTGTATAAAGAGATAA
- the nadC gene encoding carboxylating nicotinate-nucleotide diphosphorylase produces the protein MKLSNLYIHEIVMNALKEDMPLGDITTDNILSEGDSSRAEFMAKQDAVIAGLDVAKYVFEVLDSGICFKAFVKDGDKVSKGDIIAEVSGSTRALLKGERTALNFMQRLSAIATMTNRYVSKVQGLPVKVTDTRKTTPGLRLLEKYAVSAGGGANHRFSLSDGVLIKDNHIAAAGGITNAVQRVRNSIPHTVKIEVEVESMEEVREALECKADIIMLDNMSNEQMAEAVKLINKRALAEASGNISEETIYNVALTGVDIISIGKLTHSANSIDISMNIE, from the coding sequence ATGAAACTCAGTAATCTTTATATCCATGAAATAGTTATGAATGCATTAAAAGAGGATATGCCACTAGGTGATATTACAACAGACAATATTCTTTCAGAAGGAGATTCATCCAGAGCCGAATTTATGGCAAAGCAGGATGCGGTTATTGCAGGGCTCGATGTTGCGAAGTATGTTTTTGAGGTACTGGATAGCGGCATATGTTTTAAGGCCTTTGTAAAAGATGGAGACAAGGTTTCGAAAGGTGATATTATAGCCGAGGTAAGCGGTTCGACAAGAGCTTTGTTAAAAGGTGAAAGGACTGCATTGAACTTTATGCAAAGGTTATCTGCAATTGCTACTATGACTAACAGATATGTTAGTAAAGTTCAGGGGTTACCTGTAAAGGTAACTGATACAAGAAAAACTACTCCCGGTCTGAGACTTCTGGAGAAATATGCAGTAAGTGCAGGAGGAGGAGCCAATCACAGATTTTCGCTTTCTGACGGTGTTCTCATAAAGGATAACCACATTGCTGCTGCCGGAGGAATAACAAATGCGGTTCAACGTGTAAGAAACAGTATTCCTCATACTGTAAAGATCGAAGTAGAAGTAGAGTCCATGGAAGAGGTTCGTGAGGCTCTCGAATGCAAGGCAGATATAATTATGCTTGATAATATGTCAAATGAACAGATGGCTGAGGCTGTCAAGCTTATAAATAAAAGAGCTCTTGCGGAGGCCTCGGGGAATATAAGTGAAGAAACTATATATAATGTAGCGTTAACAGGAGTTGATATTATATCTATAGGTAAACTTACTCACTCTGCAAATTCTATTGATATAAGTATGAATATAGAATAG
- a CDS encoding iron dependent repressor, metal binding and dimerization domain protein, with protein sequence MQWLFLKNAQYITIDDNTGYNTAKAMYERHEILTRYLVSIGVSPEIAAKDA encoded by the coding sequence GTGCAATGGCTATTCTTAAAAAATGCACAATATATTACAATTGATGATAATACAGGCTATAATACTGCTAAAGCCATGTACGAACGGCACGAAATATTAACCCGCTATCTGGTTTCAATCGGAGTATCCCCTGAAATAGCAGCAAAAGATGCATGA
- the nadB gene encoding L-aspartate oxidase codes for MEEDSNKVDVEVIHKDVVIIGSGIAGVYTALEIPDSFQIGIITKETLDISNSVLAQGGIAVSLDEKNDSPQLHFKDTLFAGAGLNDQKSVWVLVEEAAENIRILCSLGVNFDKSGQHLSLTREGAHSVNRIIHSGDTTGKEVCDKLIEVARRKKNISIFESHFAVDLVIEEGKCKGVIVYDEIEDKIKIFKSGSVVVATGGFGQIYAHTTNPEVATGDGVGMCLRAGAQAMDMEFIQFHPTVLYHPKDKSFLISEAVRGEGAQLKNSNGEPFMKKYHELGELAPRDIVSRAIFKEMYLTDSKNVFLDITFKGREYIESRFPNIFKTCLDYGIDISKDFIPVAPAEHYCMGGVKTDVDGQTNIPGLYACGEVACTGIHGANRLASNSLLEGLVFGRKIAKKIESEGRPCNNSAVNSRLCYVSNKENDAALKSMKEEIQAAMTKYVGIIRSQQGLEKAAQIIKDIYKKYTDFTGFSLVKLEVLNMLTVAGLVIESALERKESRGAHYRTDYDKTDDTNWRKNIVKELEKGKMASPF; via the coding sequence ATGGAAGAGGATAGTAATAAGGTTGATGTTGAGGTCATACACAAGGATGTCGTCATCATTGGTAGCGGAATAGCCGGAGTATATACTGCATTGGAAATACCCGACAGTTTCCAGATAGGGATAATTACCAAAGAGACACTGGACATAAGCAATTCAGTTCTCGCACAAGGGGGAATAGCAGTATCTCTTGATGAGAAGAATGATTCTCCACAACTACATTTCAAAGATACTCTTTTTGCAGGTGCAGGATTAAATGATCAAAAGAGCGTATGGGTTCTGGTAGAAGAGGCTGCTGAAAATATTAGAATTTTGTGCAGCCTAGGGGTAAACTTTGATAAAAGCGGACAACATCTATCCCTTACTAGAGAAGGGGCCCATAGTGTAAATAGAATTATTCACTCAGGAGATACGACTGGTAAGGAAGTCTGTGACAAGCTTATTGAGGTTGCCCGGAGAAAGAAGAACATATCGATTTTTGAGAGTCACTTTGCAGTCGATCTTGTGATCGAAGAGGGCAAATGCAAAGGTGTAATAGTTTATGACGAAATTGAAGATAAAATTAAGATATTTAAATCCGGCTCGGTAGTTGTTGCAACTGGGGGTTTTGGACAGATTTATGCACATACTACTAATCCTGAGGTCGCAACTGGTGACGGAGTCGGAATGTGTTTGAGAGCGGGTGCCCAGGCCATGGATATGGAGTTTATACAGTTCCATCCTACAGTACTATACCACCCAAAAGACAAGAGTTTCCTAATATCTGAGGCGGTTAGAGGAGAGGGTGCTCAACTTAAAAATAGCAACGGTGAGCCTTTTATGAAGAAATATCACGAGTTGGGTGAACTGGCACCCAGAGACATTGTTTCAAGAGCGATTTTTAAAGAAATGTATCTTACTGATTCCAAAAATGTATTTCTGGATATAACATTTAAAGGTAGGGAATATATCGAAAGTAGGTTTCCTAATATCTTTAAAACATGTCTGGATTACGGTATTGATATTTCTAAGGATTTTATTCCGGTTGCTCCCGCAGAGCATTATTGTATGGGGGGAGTAAAAACAGATGTTGACGGGCAGACAAATATTCCGGGTCTGTATGCATGTGGAGAGGTAGCTTGTACAGGGATTCACGGTGCAAACAGGCTCGCAAGCAATTCTTTGCTAGAAGGACTGGTTTTCGGCAGGAAAATCGCAAAGAAGATCGAGTCCGAAGGAAGACCTTGTAATAATTCAGCCGTCAATTCAAGGCTCTGTTATGTATCCAATAAAGAAAATGATGCGGCTCTTAAATCTATGAAGGAAGAGATACAGGCTGCAATGACAAAGTATGTAGGTATAATCAGAAGTCAACAAGGTCTTGAAAAGGCTGCCCAAATTATTAAAGATATTTATAAGAAGTACACGGATTTTACAGGATTCAGTCTTGTAAAGCTGGAAGTGTTGAATATGCTTACAGTAGCGGGGCTTGTTATAGAATCAGCTCTTGAAAGAAAAGAGAGCAGAGGTGCTCATTATAGAACAGACTACGACAAAACTGATGATACGAACTGGAGAAAAAATATAGTTAAGGAATTGGAGAAGGGAAAAATGGCTTCACCATTTTAA
- a CDS encoding desulfoferrodoxin family protein: MKTEVAFYRCGQCGNIVSIIKNGGGKLVCCGEQMERLEPNTTDAALEKHVPVAERKDGQIVVQIGSAIHPMIDVHYIEWIEVAGDEGTERIVLSPGDEPKAVFADKSNAEVYAYCNLHGLWMSHVK, translated from the coding sequence ATGAAAACAGAAGTTGCATTTTATCGTTGCGGTCAGTGTGGTAATATCGTAAGTATCATTAAAAATGGTGGAGGAAAACTGGTTTGTTGCGGAGAGCAAATGGAAAGACTTGAACCAAATACTACAGATGCAGCTCTTGAAAAGCACGTTCCTGTGGCAGAAAGAAAAGACGGGCAGATTGTAGTGCAGATAGGTTCCGCGATCCACCCGATGATTGATGTCCATTATATTGAGTGGATTGAAGTTGCAGGCGATGAAGGCACTGAAAGAATCGTCCTTTCTCCCGGTGATGAGCCAAAAGCAGTTTTTGCCGATAAGAGTAACGCGGAAGTTTATGCATATTGCAATCTTCATGGACTATGGATGTCACATGTAAAATAA
- a CDS encoding secondary thiamine-phosphate synthase enzyme YjbQ yields MLYQFSLSTERQNFYNITSKVAESISQCGITDGAVIVFCPHTTAGITINENADPDVVRDMLYGLDKAYPDRTEFRHYEGNSSAHLKASAVGSSQYIIFEEGKLLLGTWQGIYFCEFDGPRNRKFYVKIIKSGL; encoded by the coding sequence ATGCTATATCAATTCAGTTTAAGCACTGAAAGGCAGAATTTTTATAATATTACAAGTAAGGTTGCGGAATCTATATCTCAGTGTGGGATAACGGACGGTGCGGTAATAGTATTTTGTCCGCATACAACGGCTGGAATTACTATTAATGAAAATGCTGATCCGGATGTTGTTAGAGATATGCTTTACGGTTTGGATAAGGCATATCCTGATAGGACCGAATTCAGGCATTATGAGGGCAATAGCTCGGCACATTTAAAGGCTAGTGCGGTGGGCAGCAGCCAGTATATTATTTTTGAAGAAGGTAAGCTTCTGCTTGGTACATGGCAGGGAATTTATTTCTGCGAGTTTGACGGACCGAGAAACAGAAAGTTTTATGTAAAGATTATAAAGTCAGGTTTGTAA